From Zavarzinella sp., one genomic window encodes:
- the trxA gene encoding thioredoxin, with protein sequence MANEHVHEFTEGKWTEEVVNSDVPVVVDFWAPWCGPCRALSPIIDKVAASFAGKVKVGKLNTDENPDVAAQYSVNTIPRIMIFKGSDQPVKSMVGLQSEQALSDAINSVL encoded by the coding sequence ATGGCGAACGAACATGTTCACGAATTTACCGAAGGAAAATGGACGGAAGAAGTAGTCAACAGTGATGTGCCTGTTGTTGTTGACTTCTGGGCACCTTGGTGCGGTCCATGTCGTGCTTTGTCGCCAATTATCGACAAAGTTGCGGCTAGTTTCGCAGGTAAAGTGAAAGTGGGTAAATTGAATACCGACGAAAATCCCGATGTGGCGGCACAATACTCCGTGAATACGATCCCACGGATCATGATTTTCAAAGGCAGCGACCAACCAGTCAAGTCGATGGTGGGTTTACAGTCCGAACAGGCACTTTCAGACGCCATCAACAGCGTCTTATAA
- a CDS encoding DUF4303 domain-containing protein: MSNTNKSKSVSFPTLTKSVYLGLKKTVEVVSDRCGDEHLYVFALWLSPTYSHVGASFNTVEALDRVVSAIGTDEFYDTAEKMRALLKWNPDDWEYHENKNDSFDTANLIMQNVSDRLRSIKGAVAFQNYVDKVDDTLVKAILRAQNEGLFDSFGDRDTLVLALVQGDTEPKWFLKNARRLISRNAYSQLRSEIMPRKRK, from the coding sequence ATGAGCAACACGAACAAATCGAAGTCGGTTAGCTTCCCAACGCTCACAAAGAGCGTTTACTTAGGTCTTAAGAAAACCGTAGAAGTAGTCTCTGATCGTTGTGGCGATGAGCATCTGTACGTATTCGCACTATGGCTTTCACCGACTTATAGCCATGTGGGCGCCTCATTCAATACCGTCGAGGCATTGGACCGCGTCGTGAGTGCCATCGGAACCGATGAGTTTTACGACACTGCAGAGAAAATGCGCGCTTTATTGAAATGGAATCCCGACGACTGGGAATACCATGAAAACAAGAACGACTCTTTTGACACAGCGAACCTGATCATGCAGAATGTTAGCGATCGTCTCCGCTCCATTAAGGGCGCAGTCGCGTTTCAAAACTATGTAGACAAGGTGGATGATACCCTTGTGAAGGCAATACTAAGAGCGCAAAACGAGGGCTTGTTTGATTCATTTGGTGACAGAGATACTCTCGTTCTTGCGCTTGTTCAAGGTGATACGGAACCCAAGTGGTTTTTAAAGAACGCTCGACGCTTGATCAGCCGAAATGCGTACTCTCAACTCCGAAGCGAAATCATGCCTAGGAAACGCAAATAA
- a CDS encoding IS630 family transposase translates to MPGHGWTIRKLCNWIGCQFQRYVSRNTVRRILQLAGLSWKKCKKLFGKGDPEKRAEYLKQFADMYQQMCRGDIVIIYIDESHFHRDMDLGYTWWRKGESAWRVSDCPPLSDRINWYGAYNFSAGACLIWNEGKCNKENTAEFLHRVNDWVERQGRRVVVIWDGAPWHKAKFVRTKASELDIEIVVLPSYSPDFNPIEGLWKWMREEVTQHCCFATLRDLFDACKGFIDTLNETPDEIIKRLWPRFEVDPQAEKLRFSI, encoded by the coding sequence TTGCCAGGCCACGGATGGACGATCAGGAAGTTGTGCAACTGGATCGGTTGTCAATTCCAGCGGTATGTATCTCGGAATACCGTGCGGCGGATCCTGCAATTAGCGGGATTGAGCTGGAAGAAATGCAAGAAACTGTTCGGCAAAGGGGACCCTGAAAAGCGGGCCGAATACCTGAAACAGTTCGCGGATATGTACCAGCAAATGTGTCGCGGCGATATCGTGATCATTTATATTGATGAATCCCATTTTCATCGTGATATGGACTTGGGCTATACTTGGTGGCGCAAGGGAGAATCGGCTTGGCGAGTGAGTGATTGCCCTCCGCTGTCCGATCGCATCAACTGGTATGGTGCTTACAATTTCAGTGCTGGTGCATGTTTGATCTGGAACGAAGGCAAATGCAACAAGGAAAACACGGCTGAATTTTTGCACCGAGTGAACGATTGGGTAGAAAGACAAGGTCGACGTGTTGTGGTAATTTGGGATGGAGCACCTTGGCACAAGGCGAAGTTCGTTCGAACCAAAGCCAGCGAGTTGGACATCGAAATAGTAGTTTTGCCCAGTTATAGTCCCGATTTCAATCCCATTGAAGGGTTATGGAAATGGATGCGTGAAGAGGTCACGCAACATTGTTGTTTTGCAACCTTGCGTGACTTGTTCGACGCTTGCAAAGGATTCATCGATACATTGAATGAAACTCCGGATGAAATAATTAAAAGACTGTGGCCAAGATTTGAAGTCGATCCTCAAGCGGAAAAACTCCGATTTTCAATCTGA
- a CDS encoding cation-translocating P-type ATPase family protein, producing MHREISYADSVFTRSSSTGLYALTALLVGLILRDQYPMIAGWSAQLGLDLPQVQNTLFGLRYALLAAVLGGARILYGSLDSLFAGRLGADLAVAIACIAALLMNEPLIAAEVVIIAMIGECLEAFTYDRTQAGIRKLVEVFPRKCWKIVDGEDVAVETDTLQVGDHVRIKPGKKVPVDGLVLEGFSTLDTSPLTGESLPREVTVGDTVLAGCLNQNGMLIVEVGSVKGDTFAGKIIEFTAKALQDRPQVVRQADRIAKWFLPVLLGVTVFAFLGNLVYHAGWFGPAESRLSLKLAARQSLYPTLGVLVVACPCALILATPAAMVAALGRLAGTGILVKSAAALEQFAQVKMIAFDKTGTLTTGQLSLQTIITQGVSEDRLLALAAAVEQNSEHPFARAIMHAAKERGLSLPTTSDFQASPGGGVQSQVDGLPVLIGNVRFLSQHQIALPPEFAAQLAQWDERGHTVVLVARQGQVLGMLTASDTTRPSAHDVVAELRTAGIEQFQILSGDRRGPVERLANDLNIVSFEAELLPLDKANRIVTPATTAYVGDGINDAPALAHAGVGLAVGSGTDVAAEAGSIVLLGDPLRHLPLLYRLSKQTLTIIRQNILWFAIGLNLVGVLLTGFLWPLLYSGKAGLADAPLVGVIYHQLASLAVLANSMRLLLFERPRLSRFGTQVSHQVQRVDLMISSLQLDDLLHWISHQWRRVLKWVVPILVLVWLGTGITIVPPAEVAVVQRFGRYEHELSPGLHWIAPYPIDRCTFLRPQEIRVVELGYRSEQSASGFTWDSAHQSQSQRMNDESTMITGDGYLLDMAANLRFQIHQPTQFLQVSEDIVPVVRSTLESVIREIIASRTFVELLTTERLTIETEVLVQVQQRLKKIHENGLGIRLEGLTIHDIHPPQEVVASFHRVATAIQEKQQKLNEANSLATRKRSQAEEEAIRILGEAEAISHERLRMAEAWNKYSQEWQNYRTLLSEMDRKQHPTVEEQQKLIAVRHRVSEYRQTLAVLTEILQKRDKVLIDGDLPKGRRTYYLVNPDFLKPIISMPRPSPTPEEP from the coding sequence ATGCATCGCGAAATCAGCTACGCCGATTCGGTTTTTACCCGATCTTCCAGCACGGGCCTGTATGCCCTGACCGCACTGCTGGTGGGGCTGATTCTGCGCGATCAATACCCAATGATCGCGGGCTGGTCTGCTCAGCTTGGCCTTGATTTACCCCAGGTGCAGAACACCCTTTTCGGGCTGCGGTATGCGTTGCTTGCCGCCGTGCTGGGTGGGGCTCGCATCCTGTACGGTTCACTCGATTCCCTCTTTGCTGGCCGCCTTGGTGCGGATCTGGCAGTGGCAATCGCCTGTATCGCCGCACTGCTGATGAATGAACCGCTGATTGCTGCCGAGGTAGTGATCATTGCGATGATTGGCGAGTGTCTGGAGGCATTTACCTACGATCGCACCCAGGCGGGTATTCGCAAACTGGTGGAAGTGTTCCCCAGAAAATGCTGGAAGATCGTTGATGGGGAAGATGTTGCGGTTGAAACCGACACCCTGCAGGTGGGTGATCACGTACGGATCAAACCGGGCAAAAAAGTGCCCGTGGATGGGTTGGTGCTGGAAGGTTTTTCCACGCTGGATACCAGCCCACTGACTGGAGAATCGCTCCCACGTGAAGTGACGGTGGGCGATACCGTTCTGGCAGGCTGCCTGAACCAGAACGGCATGCTCATTGTGGAAGTGGGGTCGGTTAAGGGCGATACATTCGCGGGCAAAATCATCGAATTTACCGCCAAAGCCCTGCAGGATCGCCCACAGGTGGTACGGCAGGCAGATCGCATTGCCAAATGGTTTCTTCCGGTATTACTTGGTGTTACCGTTTTCGCATTTTTGGGAAACCTGGTCTACCACGCAGGCTGGTTTGGGCCTGCAGAAAGTCGATTATCATTAAAATTGGCCGCACGCCAAAGCTTGTACCCCACATTAGGGGTGCTGGTGGTGGCCTGTCCCTGTGCGTTAATTTTAGCCACACCTGCGGCCATGGTTGCCGCACTCGGGCGATTGGCAGGCACGGGCATTCTGGTCAAAAGTGCTGCGGCTCTGGAGCAGTTTGCCCAGGTGAAGATGATCGCCTTTGACAAAACCGGCACACTGACCACCGGGCAGCTTTCGCTGCAAACCATTATCACGCAAGGAGTTAGCGAAGATCGCCTGCTGGCATTGGCGGCAGCAGTGGAACAGAACAGCGAGCACCCGTTCGCTCGTGCGATCATGCACGCAGCCAAAGAACGTGGCTTGTCACTGCCCACGACCAGTGATTTTCAGGCTTCCCCAGGTGGGGGAGTTCAGTCACAAGTCGATGGCTTGCCCGTTCTGATTGGCAATGTGCGATTTCTCAGCCAGCACCAGATTGCGTTGCCGCCAGAATTTGCCGCACAGCTAGCTCAGTGGGATGAACGTGGCCACACTGTGGTGCTGGTCGCTCGGCAAGGACAGGTGCTCGGGATGCTGACGGCCAGCGATACCACCCGACCTTCCGCACACGATGTGGTGGCAGAATTGCGGACCGCAGGAATCGAGCAGTTTCAGATTCTCAGTGGGGATCGACGTGGTCCAGTTGAACGATTGGCTAATGATTTGAATATCGTCTCGTTCGAGGCGGAACTCCTGCCACTGGACAAGGCAAATCGGATCGTAACCCCTGCCACAACAGCCTACGTGGGCGATGGCATTAACGATGCCCCAGCGTTAGCCCACGCGGGGGTGGGGCTTGCCGTAGGTTCTGGTACCGATGTGGCAGCGGAAGCGGGATCGATTGTCCTGTTGGGCGATCCGTTACGCCACCTGCCGTTGCTGTATCGTCTTTCCAAACAAACACTTACGATCATTCGCCAGAATATTCTCTGGTTCGCCATTGGCCTGAATCTGGTGGGGGTGCTGCTGACAGGTTTCCTCTGGCCGTTGCTCTATTCAGGCAAAGCCGGACTTGCCGATGCCCCACTGGTGGGTGTGATTTATCACCAATTGGCTTCGCTGGCGGTGCTGGCCAATTCGATGCGTCTGTTGTTGTTCGAACGCCCACGATTGTCCCGTTTTGGAACCCAGGTTTCCCACCAGGTGCAGCGGGTGGATCTGATGATCAGTTCGTTACAACTGGATGATCTGCTGCACTGGATCAGCCACCAATGGCGTCGCGTCCTCAAATGGGTGGTGCCCATTCTGGTGCTTGTCTGGCTTGGGACTGGTATTACCATTGTCCCACCTGCGGAAGTGGCTGTGGTGCAACGCTTTGGCCGCTATGAACATGAACTGTCACCCGGTCTGCACTGGATCGCACCCTATCCGATCGATCGTTGTACCTTTCTTCGCCCACAGGAAATCCGTGTGGTGGAGTTAGGCTACCGCTCCGAACAATCCGCAAGCGGCTTCACGTGGGATTCTGCCCACCAGTCCCAGTCGCAACGGATGAATGATGAATCCACAATGATCACGGGTGATGGCTACCTGCTGGACATGGCAGCGAATCTCCGCTTTCAGATTCACCAGCCTACCCAGTTTCTCCAGGTTTCCGAAGATATTGTGCCCGTGGTGCGTTCCACGCTGGAAAGTGTGATTCGGGAAATCATCGCCAGTCGCACGTTTGTAGAACTTCTGACCACTGAACGCCTGACGATTGAAACGGAAGTATTGGTGCAGGTGCAGCAAAGATTAAAGAAAATTCATGAAAATGGCCTGGGGATTCGTCTGGAAGGGCTGACGATCCACGATATTCACCCCCCACAGGAGGTGGTGGCCAGTTTTCACCGCGTGGCGACCGCAATTCAGGAAAAGCAGCAAAAACTGAACGAAGCGAATTCGCTGGCCACCCGCAAACGAAGTCAGGCGGAAGAAGAAGCGATTCGGATTCTGGGTGAAGCGGAAGCGATCAGCCACGAACGCCTGCGCATGGCAGAAGCGTGGAACAAATATTCGCAGGAATGGCAGAATTACCGCACGTTGCTTTCGGAAATGGATCGGAAGCAGCACCCCACGGTGGAAGAACAGCAAAAACTCATTGCGGTGCGGCACCGAGTTTCAGAATATCGACAGACGCTGGCGGTGCTGACAGAAATCTTACAGAAACGCGATAAAGTCTTAATTGATGGGGACTTACCGAAAGGCCGCCGCACCTATTATCTGGTCAATCCCGACTTTCTGAAGCCCATTATCAGTATGCCACGTCCCAGTCCCACCCCAGAGGAGCCATAA
- a CDS encoding protein kinase has translation MSNPSKSPIPNLSVTEETLTQDDGSAKKNSVTIFDPPVVEGEVGVLGPYRIIKELGHGGMGAVYATLDTRLDRKLALKIMLPEYASNSSAKERFIREARAAAKIKHDNIVTIYEADERNGIPYIAMEYLEGYPLDEYLKKKGSPSIKQIIRIAAETFAGLGAAHKQGLIHRDIKPGNLWLESPNARVKILDFGLAKPMDSEIELTKSGTVVGTPAYMSPEQARAAEIDHRSDLFSVGVMLYRLTTGKLPFAGPNTMAVLMALATEEPTPVREVNPDIPESLASLIHQLLAKNADNRPKDAAEAIARLKEAADELSGKARHTNQPIVEAIPVQMTQMVVSSPAANPFADIDVDFDNSSQASSTQTEQQATETTARRKGKQSSNSKAIGIAIGSIAALIVMIVAVVMIINNKGGSDSKNAVDRSKEPVQERKIPQKAPSNIAQPILTDPEAKAAYWVCSQGGRVVVSTDPTREYSVFDEIPRGKFLLTNVQLDNTKITDADLHNLQGLDNLQMLFLSNTALGDECLIHLKELKGLRFLSLGGTKVTKPKSD, from the coding sequence ATGTCCAACCCCAGCAAATCACCAATTCCCAATTTATCAGTAACCGAAGAAACGCTGACCCAGGATGATGGTTCTGCCAAAAAAAACAGCGTTACGATCTTCGACCCACCCGTAGTGGAGGGGGAAGTGGGGGTGCTGGGGCCTTATCGCATCATCAAAGAACTTGGGCATGGTGGGATGGGGGCTGTTTACGCAACTCTCGATACGCGACTGGATCGAAAACTTGCTTTGAAAATAATGTTGCCGGAATACGCATCAAACAGTTCTGCAAAAGAGCGGTTTATTCGTGAAGCACGAGCAGCAGCAAAAATCAAGCATGATAACATTGTTACGATTTATGAAGCAGATGAAAGAAATGGCATCCCATACATAGCCATGGAATATCTTGAGGGATACCCGTTAGATGAGTACTTAAAGAAAAAAGGCTCCCCCAGCATTAAACAAATCATTCGCATTGCAGCTGAAACATTTGCCGGGCTAGGTGCTGCCCACAAACAAGGCTTGATCCATCGGGATATCAAACCAGGTAACCTGTGGCTGGAATCGCCTAACGCAAGGGTGAAAATCCTGGATTTTGGTTTGGCAAAACCAATGGACTCTGAAATTGAATTGACCAAAAGTGGTACTGTCGTAGGCACCCCAGCCTACATGAGTCCCGAGCAGGCACGTGCAGCAGAAATCGACCATCGATCCGACTTATTTAGCGTTGGAGTGATGTTGTACCGCTTAACCACTGGAAAATTGCCCTTTGCAGGTCCAAATACGATGGCGGTTCTGATGGCTTTGGCAACGGAAGAGCCCACACCAGTACGTGAAGTCAACCCAGATATCCCTGAATCACTGGCAAGTTTGATCCACCAGTTGCTGGCAAAAAATGCTGACAATCGACCAAAAGATGCAGCTGAAGCAATTGCCCGTCTGAAAGAAGCAGCTGACGAACTATCTGGGAAAGCCCGCCACACGAATCAGCCAATTGTTGAAGCAATTCCTGTTCAGATGACTCAAATGGTGGTGAGCAGCCCGGCGGCAAACCCATTTGCTGATATCGATGTTGATTTCGACAATAGTTCCCAAGCATCCTCCACACAAACAGAGCAGCAAGCCACCGAAACTACTGCAAGGCGTAAGGGAAAACAAAGTAGTAATTCTAAAGCGATTGGAATAGCGATCGGATCGATTGCTGCACTGATCGTCATGATAGTCGCTGTGGTAATGATCATCAACAACAAAGGGGGTTCGGATTCAAAAAATGCCGTTGATCGTAGTAAAGAACCAGTTCAAGAAAGAAAAATTCCCCAAAAAGCCCCCTCAAATATAGCACAGCCAATACTCACTGATCCCGAAGCGAAAGCAGCCTATTGGGTGTGTTCTCAAGGAGGCAGGGTTGTTGTTTCAACTGATCCCACACGTGAATACAGTGTCTTCGACGAAATTCCGAGAGGTAAGTTCTTGCTGACTAACGTACAACTTGACAACACGAAAATTACCGATGCAGATTTGCATAACCTACAGGGGCTGGATAATTTGCAAATGTTGTTTTTATCAAATACAGCATTGGGTGATGAGTGCTTAATTCATTTAAAAGAATTAAAAGGATTAAGATTTCTCAGTTTGGGTGGTACCAAGGTTACTAAACCAAAATCAGATTGA
- a CDS encoding macro domain-containing protein: MRLNIVLASVESELAEAWERFCAQLEGVTVHRGSILDVHCDAIVSPANSFGFMDGGIDHLYSQHFGWQVQRRLQDTIRTRHHGELVVGQAEIIPTDDARIPFVIAAPTMRVPMILRDTVNPYLAARAGAPAD, from the coding sequence ATGCGGCTGAACATCGTCCTTGCATCTGTCGAATCGGAACTCGCGGAAGCGTGGGAGCGGTTCTGCGCCCAACTTGAAGGCGTCACCGTCCATCGCGGGTCGATTCTCGATGTTCATTGCGATGCAATTGTCAGTCCGGCCAACAGTTTCGGGTTCATGGATGGAGGTATCGACCATCTGTACTCGCAACATTTCGGATGGCAAGTACAACGTCGGCTGCAGGACACCATTCGGACACGACACCACGGTGAGCTGGTTGTCGGTCAGGCAGAGATAATTCCTACGGACGATGCTCGCATTCCATTCGTAATCGCAGCGCCCACGATGCGCGTGCCGATGATTCTTCGCGATACGGTAAATCCGTATCTCGCTGCACGCGCGGGCGCTCCTGCTGATTAA
- the lpxK gene encoding tetraacyldisaccharide 4'-kinase, with the protein MKPERWRAIITHQDKGVGPFLWRNAFWLASLGYGIGIRYRNRQFDRGRNVTRVGVPVISVGNLTVGGTGKTPCVELVCRILTEAGLTTTILSRGYGNETGRNDEALLLEENLPDVPHLQGKNRVELAQTAIEELETEVIVLDDGMQHRKLHRDCNIVLLDTTDEGMGHLFPRGTLREPLYQLKRASIILLTHCDSGHTETMFQKLAEQYAPGVPVFRSTHQPVELLNGESSESPQLLSGKEVAAFCGIGNPESFRTTLQHLGCQVVQFREYPDHYAYQKTDIFSLQEWVKKLPPDMPVITTQKDWVKIRLNGISGHPLYALRVGLEIDNLPEFEEKVLQAAL; encoded by the coding sequence ATGAAACCGGAACGCTGGCGGGCAATTATTACCCACCAGGACAAAGGGGTGGGGCCGTTTCTCTGGCGAAATGCATTCTGGCTGGCTTCTCTTGGTTATGGAATCGGCATCCGCTACCGCAATCGCCAGTTTGATCGTGGCAGGAATGTTACCCGCGTGGGTGTGCCCGTGATCAGCGTGGGCAATTTAACGGTAGGTGGTACGGGTAAAACTCCGTGCGTCGAACTTGTTTGTCGGATTCTGACGGAAGCTGGCCTGACGACCACGATTCTGAGTAGAGGTTACGGAAACGAAACTGGTCGCAATGATGAGGCCCTGTTACTGGAAGAAAATCTGCCCGATGTGCCCCACCTACAGGGGAAAAATCGGGTGGAACTGGCCCAAACCGCCATTGAAGAGCTGGAAACCGAAGTCATTGTGCTGGATGATGGGATGCAGCACCGCAAACTGCACCGCGATTGCAATATTGTGTTGCTCGATACCACCGATGAAGGGATGGGCCACCTTTTCCCACGTGGGACGTTGCGGGAACCACTGTATCAGTTAAAGCGGGCATCGATCATCCTACTGACTCACTGCGATTCAGGGCACACAGAAACAATGTTTCAGAAGCTCGCAGAACAATATGCCCCCGGTGTGCCTGTTTTTCGCAGCACCCACCAACCAGTGGAACTGCTCAATGGCGAATCCTCTGAATCGCCTCAACTACTTTCTGGAAAAGAGGTTGCGGCGTTTTGTGGCATTGGCAACCCGGAAAGTTTCCGCACCACTTTGCAGCACCTGGGCTGTCAGGTGGTGCAATTTCGGGAATATCCAGACCACTATGCCTACCAGAAAACGGACATTTTTTCGCTGCAGGAGTGGGTAAAAAAATTACCACCGGATATGCCGGTGATTACCACACAGAAAGACTGGGTAAAAATCCGCCTGAACGGCATTTCCGGTCACCCACTGTACGCACTGCGCGTGGGGCTGGAAATTGACAACCTGCCCGAGTTTGAGGAAAAAGTATTGCAAGCAGCGTTGTAG
- the hflC gene encoding protease modulator HflC, whose translation MRKRRGILIFVAVVLVIWLQSSLYTVDHREFCYVTRFGDPIITHNGEVAAGLHWKLPWPIDSIQRIDRRLHSFELPATETLTRDLDGQRVDKTISVDAFVVWKIPNEEALDRFVKTVGSPEQARRLLIPRITGRVAAVISQMPLEKLIEVVPEAQAKAKYEQLHQQILGTNSPTGEVSLPTSLREEYGIEIVDLRIRRLAFPEAVRSSIAERIRSERQRKVAEYQSEGNREYTRIVAAADRDAALTIANAKAKKQEMEGKADAQADAIRSAAYARDPEFFAFLQKLATYRVMLSETRDVLLLSTKNPIFDMLFRPPTKPERDVPRIPPDAP comes from the coding sequence ATGAGAAAACGACGAGGAATCCTCATTTTTGTTGCTGTGGTGCTGGTGATCTGGCTGCAATCGTCGCTGTACACGGTCGACCACCGGGAATTCTGCTACGTAACGCGGTTTGGCGACCCGATTATAACCCACAATGGTGAGGTGGCAGCCGGCCTGCACTGGAAGTTGCCCTGGCCCATCGACAGCATTCAACGAATTGACCGCCGCCTGCACAGTTTTGAACTTCCCGCCACGGAAACTCTGACCCGCGATCTGGATGGGCAGCGGGTGGACAAAACTATTTCGGTGGATGCCTTTGTGGTGTGGAAAATACCAAACGAAGAGGCACTGGATCGCTTCGTGAAGACTGTGGGCTCGCCAGAACAGGCACGTCGCCTGTTAATCCCACGAATTACAGGGCGGGTTGCTGCGGTCATCAGTCAGATGCCACTGGAAAAACTGATCGAAGTGGTGCCCGAAGCGCAGGCTAAGGCCAAATACGAGCAATTGCACCAGCAGATTCTCGGCACCAATTCCCCCACCGGGGAGGTTTCGCTGCCCACCAGCCTACGAGAGGAATACGGTATTGAGATAGTCGATTTGCGGATTCGCCGACTGGCATTTCCGGAAGCAGTGCGGTCCAGCATTGCGGAACGGATCCGCAGTGAACGCCAGCGCAAGGTGGCAGAATACCAAAGCGAAGGGAACCGCGAATATACCCGCATTGTTGCAGCAGCTGACCGTGATGCAGCGTTAACCATTGCCAACGCCAAGGCCAAAAAACAGGAAATGGAAGGCAAGGCAGACGCCCAGGCCGATGCGATCAGGAGTGCTGCGTATGCCCGCGACCCGGAGTTTTTTGCCTTTTTGCAAAAGCTGGCCACCTACCGTGTAATGCTGTCTGAAACCCGCGATGTGCTGTTACTTTCCACGAAAAATCCCATTTTCGACATGCTCTTCCGCCCACCAACGAAGCCAGAACGGGACGTGCCTAGAATACCACCAGATGCACCTTAA
- a CDS encoding transposase, with product MLRFTALLASSRLGTGHNVTVRLHDIVRQRANLVRLSGQHIQRMQKALELMNLKLTNVVGDITGVTGLKIIRAIVAGERDPEQLGELRDRRCKHTKAEIATALAGRYRDEYLLELQCCLALWEKYQETIALVDSRIAIHLKSMIRQSELPPLPKKPRVRGRKPHDPGFDVRTALYLVSGVDLTAIEGIDEIHALTLISELGTDFTKWPTVKHFTSWLGLCPNFKKTGGKVQSSKTRRGKGRGPRLAVGCVGVDAEHQLPGWLFKKTAFSPGSTESDHGNRPQAGQDYLPFDAVWR from the coding sequence GTGCTCCGGTTCACGGCCTTGTTAGCCAGTTCGCGATTGGGGACCGGCCACAATGTGACCGTACGCCTGCACGATATCGTACGTCAACGTGCTAATCTGGTGCGGCTGTCCGGACAGCACATCCAACGCATGCAGAAAGCATTGGAATTGATGAATCTGAAATTGACAAATGTGGTTGGTGACATCACCGGTGTTACCGGATTGAAAATTATCCGGGCGATCGTGGCTGGAGAACGTGATCCTGAACAATTAGGTGAATTGCGGGATCGCCGTTGCAAACATACGAAAGCCGAAATTGCCACTGCCCTGGCTGGGCGGTATCGGGATGAGTATCTGCTGGAATTGCAATGCTGCCTGGCTTTGTGGGAAAAGTATCAGGAGACAATTGCTCTGGTGGATAGTCGGATTGCAATTCATTTGAAATCAATGATACGCCAAAGCGAATTGCCCCCACTGCCGAAGAAACCACGCGTGCGTGGCCGAAAGCCGCACGATCCGGGCTTTGATGTTCGTACGGCGTTGTATCTGGTATCGGGAGTGGATTTAACTGCCATTGAAGGGATTGATGAAATTCATGCGTTGACCCTGATCAGTGAACTGGGCACCGATTTTACGAAATGGCCGACAGTAAAACATTTCACCAGTTGGCTGGGATTGTGCCCCAACTTCAAGAAAACCGGCGGAAAAGTGCAGTCCAGCAAGACGCGACGTGGGAAAGGGCGCGGCCCACGCCTTGCGGTTGGCTGCGTGGGGGTTGATGCGGAGCACCAGTTACCTGGGTGGCTATTTAAGAAGACAGCGTTCTCGCCTGGGAGCACCGAAAGCGATCACGGCAACCGCCCACAAGCTGGCCAGGATTATCTACCATTTGATGCGGTATGGCGGTGA